Part of the Geodermatophilus obscurus DSM 43160 genome is shown below.
GGGCGGCGGGCGTTCCTGGTCACCGGCGGCACCGGCTCGGGCAAGACGACGCTGCTGTCCGCGCTGCTCGGCCTCGTCCCCTCCGGGGAGCGGCTGGTGCTGTGCGAGGACGCCCCGGAGCTGGTGCCGGCGCACCCGCACGTCGTCCGGCTGGCCACCCGGCCGCCCAACGTCGAGGGCGTCGGCGAGGTGACGCTGCGCGACCTGGTCCGCCAGGCGCTGCGGATGCGGCCGGACCGGCTCGTGGTGGGCGAGGTGCGCGGGGCGGAGGTCACCGATCTGCTCACCGCGCTCAACACCGGGCACGACGGCGGCTGCGGCACCCTGCACGCCAACCGGCCGGCCGAGGTCCCGGCGCGGCTCGAGGCGCTCGGGGTGGCCGCGGGGCTGGACCGGCTGGCCGTGCACAGCCAGGCCGCCGCGGCCCTGTCCGCGGTGGTGCACCTGCGGCGCACGCCGTCCGGACGGCGGGTCGAGGAGGTCGGCGTGGTGCGCCGCGCCGGGGACCTGGTCGTCGTGGAGTCCGGCTGGCGGGCCGACGGCGGTTCCTGTCCGGGTGCGCCGCTGCTGGCGGACCTGCTCTCGGCGGGGCGCGGGTGACCGGCGGACTGCTGCTCCTCGCCGGCGCCCTGCTGCTGTGGCCGGGACCCGCGGCGCTCGCACGGCAGCGGTGGCGGTCGGTCGTGCGTTCCGCGGACGTCGGCCTCCGACCGGCGCTCGGCGTCCCGCTGCCGGCCGTCGCGGCGACCGCCGCCGGCGCGGTCGCCGCTCTGCTGAGCACCCCGCTGGTCGCGGCCCTCGCCGGTGGCTGCGCGGCGCTCGCCGCCCGTGCCGAGCTGCGTCGCCGGGCCGGCGCGCAGGAGGAGGCCCGGCTGGCGGCGCTGGTCGAGGCGCTGACCGGCCTGGGCGCGGAGCTGCGCAGCGGCCGGTCGCTGGACGAGGCCACCCGTGCCGCCGTCGCCGCGTGCGCGGACGACGACAGCGGCCGGGCGCTGGCCCGGGCGGTCCGCTCGCCGGGAGACGGCGCCGGGGAGGCCGACGACGGCGGCGAGCTCGGGCGGGCCCTGGGCCGGGTGGCGGCGGCCGCGCGGCTGAGCGCGCGCACCGGCTGCTCGCTGGCCGCTGTCGTCGGCGCGGTGGAGGACGACCTGCGCGCCCGGTCCCGGCACCGGTTGGAGCTCCGCTCGGCCACCGCCGGGTCACGGGCCAGCGCCGCCCTGCTCGCCGGGCTCCCCGTCCTGGGGCTGGTCATGGGCGGCGGCGTGGGTGCCGACCCGTGGCGGGTGCTGACCACCACGGGGACCGGTCAGCTGCTGCTCGTGGCCGGCGTCGGGCTGGAGGTCGCCGGGCTGGTCTGGTCGGCGCGGCTGGTCCGCCGGGCCGTGCGGTGAGCGCCGCTGTGGTCGCGCTCGTGCTGGCGAGTGCCCTGCTGTGCTGGCCGGTGCGGTCGCCGGTCGCCGTCCGCGCCCGGTGGCTGGCCGCCCGGGACGGTGCAGGGCGCCCGCCGCAGCCCTCCGGTCCGGGCGCTGTGCGGCGGCGGTGGCTGCTGGCGGGCGCGACCGGCCTGGCCGCCGGGCTGCTGGTCGGCGGGGGTGCCGGGGTGGGAGTGGCCGGGCTCGTCGCGGTCGGCGGTGAACGGCTGCTGCGCCGCGGCAGCCGGGAGGGCGCGCGGGCCGGCCCGACACCCGAGGCGGACCTGCCCGTCGCCTGCGACCTGCTCGCGGTCTGCCTCGAGGCGGGCCTGCCCGTGGGTGGTGCGCTGGCCGCGGTGGCCGCCGCCCTGGCGGGTCCCCTCGGCCCCGAGCTGACCACGGTGGCCGGCCTCTACCGGCTGGGCGCGGCGCCGCGGCGGGCGTGGGCCGACGTGCCCGCCGAGCTGGCCGTCCTCGGCCGGGTCCTGGTGCGGGCGGGGGAGTCCGGCTCGACCGTCGTCCCGGCGCTGCGGTCGCTGGCCGGCGACGCCCGCGCCGAGCAGCGCAGCCGCGCCGACGCCGCCGTCCGGCGTGCCGGGGTCTGGGTGCTGGCGCCGCTGGGGGTCTGCTTCCTGCCGGCCTTCCTCTGCCTGGGCGTGGTGCCGCTGGTGCTCGGCATCGCGGCCGACGTCTTCGGCTGAGCCCGGCGTCCACAGCGGGCGGTGGCGTCCACAGATCCCGTCCGCGCCTGTGCCGGGTCCTCTCGTCCCGCGAGGGTCGGAGTGACGGCCCGGGAGGCGGGCCCGACACCGAGGAGGCACCGTGACCGCACCCTGCACGACGCGAACCGGCGACGAGGAGCTGCCCGACGCGGACGGCACCCCGGCCGAGGAGGGCCGGCCGCGCGGCCTGCGGGAGCGGTGGGCGCGCGTCCGGGCGGCCGGCGAGGCCGGGATGAGCACCGCCGAGTATGCCGTCGGGACCGTGGCCGCCTGCGCCTTCGCCGCCGTCCTCTACCGGGTGGTCACCGGGGGCTCGGTCGTCGACGGGCTCAGCGCGCTCGTCGCCGACGCGCTGGCGACCCTGTCCTGATGGTCCGGCGGCGGCGCCGCGGCCGGCTCCGCGGTGAGGCGGGCATGGTGACGGCCGAGACGGCGGTCGTGCTGCCGGTGCTGCTGTTCGTGCTCGCCGGTGCGGTCGCCGCGGTGACCGTCGTCGGAGCGCAGCTGCGGTGCGTCGACGCTGCCCGCGAGGGCGCCCGGGCGGCCGCCCGCGGCGAGGACACCTCGCTGGTGACCACGCTGGCCGGCCAGGCCGCGCCGGACGGGGCGGCGACCACGGTGGCCGTCGGCGGAGCCACGGTCACCGTCACGGTCGCGGCACAGGTGGCGCCGCTCGGGCCAGTCCCGCTGCGGGTGCCGGTGTCGGCCTCCGCGGTGGCCCAGCGGGAGCCAGGCACCGCCGAGGCACCCGGGTGAGCGCCGGGTCCCGGCCCGCGGGGGAGCGGGGGTCGGCCACGGTGTGGGTGGTCGCCCTGGCGGGTGTCCTGGCTGCGATCGGGGTGGCGGCGGTGCTGGTCGGAGCGGCGGTGGTCGGCCGGCACCGGGCCGCCGCCGCGGCCGACCTCGCCGCCCTGGCCGCGGCCGAGCACGCCGTCCGCGGCGACCCCGGCGCCTGTGCCGCGGCCGGGGAGGTGGCCGGCGCCAACGGTGCCCGGCTGACGGCCTGCACGGTGGGCGGCGGGGCGGTCGTCGAGGTCGCCGTCGAGGTCCCCGTCCGGCTCGGCCCGCTGGGCGTCAGCCGGGCCAGCGGCCGTGCCCGTGCCGGTCCGGTGGCGCCGTGAGCTCCGGCCACCCGGCGGTCGCCGGAGCGGGCGGCAGGTGCTCGTGGACGGCCGGCCACTGCCCGGACGGCTCACGGTCGAAGACGATGGTCATCCGCTCCCGCAGCTCGTCCCGCCCGGCCCGGGTGGAGGCCGTGGTGCGCACCTCGGCGGCTGCATCGGCGCGCGGCGTCACCGGTCGACCGTCTCCGGCGGCGGGCTGGACCGGACCCCGGCGGTCCACCCGGTGGACGGAGGCGCGGGGGTCGTCGGTCACCGGCGGCGCCACGGCCTCCTGCGCCGGGACCAGTCGCGGGCCGGCGGGGCCGAACTGGATGCGGAACAGGTCGAGGGGGCGCGACGTCCGCTCCGCGTCCGGGATCGTGTCGATCCCGTGCTGCTCTACCTCGGTGGCCCGCGGCCGCCGCTGCTCGGCCGCCGGCCCGGCGACCTCCGCTCCGCTCATGTGCACCTCCCGGTCCGGCGGTGGACCGACCACCGGGGTGCGCAGAGGCTAGAGCCGGGTTGCGCTGTGGACAACAGTCGTTTCCCGCCCGGTGACACGGCATGCTGAGAGGCCGAGCGGACGACGACGAGGGGGACGGCATGGCGGGCGAGGTCCGGCGGCTCACGCGGCCGTCCCACCCGGCCGACGCCCGGGTGGGCGCCCGGCTGCGGGCCGCCCGGCAGGCGGCCGGTCTCACGCTGGCGGCCGTGGCGGCGGAGGCGGGGCTCACCAAGGGCTTCCTCAGCCGCCTGGAGCGCGACGAGGTCTCGCCGTCGGTCGCCTCGCTCGTCACGGTGTGCGGTGTGCTGGGCATCGGCGTCGGCCAGCTGTTCGAGCCGCCGGCGACCTCGCTGGTGCGCGCCGCCGAGGCCCCGCCGATCAACTTCGGCGGGCAGGGGGTCCGCGAGGTCCTGCTCACTGCGGGCGCGCAACGCGACCTGCACGTCATCCGCTCCGTCATCGAGCCCGGCGGCGGGGGTGGGGAGGAGCTCTACTCGCTCGCCTGCGACGTCGAGTTCGTCCACGTGCTCCGTGGCCGGCTGCGCCTGCTGCTCCCCGGCGAGGTGGTCGAGCTGGAGGCGGGCGACGCGTTCACGATGCCCGGCGCGACACCGCACACCTGGCTCAACCCGTCGGCGGCGACCTGCGAGGTCCTGTGGGTCCTCACGCCCGCCCCGTGACCGTCGAGCTCGAGGAGGCCCGGTGACCGGTTCGGCAACCCCGCCCGTCCGGGAGGTGATCGACCTCTCCCACCCGCTGCACGACGACACCCCGGTCTACCCCGGCGACCCGGTGGCCCGCTTCAGCCCGGCCGCCACCGTGGCGGCCGACGGATACAACGTCCTGCACGTGCGGATGGGCTCGCAGACCGGGACGCACGTCGACGCGCCGTACCACTTCCTCGAGGACGGCGCCCGCATCGACGAGCTCCCGCTCGAGTACTTCCTCGGGCCGGCCGTCGTCGCCGACGTGCGCGGCAAGCCGCCGCACGGCCGGATCGAGTGGGCGGACCTCGCGCCCTGGGCGTCCCTGCTGGGCCCCGGCCGGATCCTGCTGCTGCGCACCGGGTGGGACGAGCACGGGGGACCGACGCCTACTTCGACCACCCCTACCTGACCGGCGACGCCGCTGCGCGCGTGGTGGCGGCCGGCGTCCGCACCGTCGGGCTGGACGCGCTGAGCCTCGACGAGACCGTCGCCGGAGGCGGACCCGCGGACGGGTTCGCCGCGCACCTTGAGGTGCTCGGCGCCGGAGGTGTCATCGTCGAGAACCTGCGCGACCTGGGTGCGGTACCGGAGGACCCGGTGGTCAGCGTGCTGCCGCTGAGACTGGCCGGTGCCGACGGCGCCCCGGTGCGGGCGGTGGCGTTCCGGGTGGAGCGCTGAGCCTCCCCAGGGGCACAGCGGCCCGCCCCGGCCCAGCGGGCGCAGCTCGGCCGACGGCCGGCCGGGCGATCGCCGGCCAGTCTCTCAGCCACTCCGTGCGGGGGTGGGCCGCGGTTGCCGGGGTCAGAAGACGAGGTCGCCCTCCACAGTGGGCGGCTCCGCGTCCGGGCCACCCACTCGGGTCGTTCCCGGCGTGACCTCGTCGGTGGGTGCACATGGCCGGTCGGCGTCCCCGCTGTCGTCCTCGTCGGGGGTCCCGTCGGGAACCGCCTCGTCGGCCGCCTCGGCGGTGGCCAGCTCGTCGAGGACGACGTCGAGCACCCGCACCGCGCCGGCCTTGTCCAGCGGCTCGTTGCCGTTGCCGCACTTCGGCGACTGCACGCAGGACGGGCAGCCGCTCTCGCACTCGCAGCTGGCCACCGTCGCCCGGGTCGCCTGCAGCCAGCGCCGCAGCACGGCGAACCCGCGCTCGGCGAAGCCCGCGCCGCCGGGGTGCCCGTCGTAGACGACGACCGTGGCCGCCCCGGTGTCGGGGTGCAGAGCGGTCGAGACCCCGCCGAGGTCCCACCGGTCGCAGGTGGCCAGCAGGGGGAGCAGGCCGATCGCCGCGTGCTCGGCGGCGTGCAGCGAGCCGGGCAGCTCGGCGTCGTCGACCTTGGCCCGGGCCACGGCCCGCTCGTCGAGCGTCAGCCAGACCGCCCGGGTGCGCAGCTGGCGGGGCGGCAGGTCCAGCGGGAACTCGGCCAGCACCTCGCCGGACCCCAACCGGCGCCGCTGGTAGGCGACCACCTGGTTGGTCACGTCGACGACGCCGGTGTGCGCGGTGACCGTGCCCAGCGACCGCGACCGGTCGACGGCGACGATCGCGAGGTCGGTGACGTCCCGCGCCACCGTCGTCCACTCCGGGCTCTCCGGGTGGACGACCGCGACGGCGTCGTCGACGCAGAACTCGTCGACGACGTAGGTCTCACCGCGGTGCACGTAGACCGCGCCGGTGTGCACGGTGGCGTGCGCGGCGTCGCCGTCCACGGTGCCCAGCAGCCGCCCGGTGTCGCCCTCGATGATCGTGACCGGGGCCAGGCCGCTGCCC
Proteins encoded:
- a CDS encoding type II secretion system F family protein; amino-acid sequence: MSAAVVALVLASALLCWPVRSPVAVRARWLAARDGAGRPPQPSGPGAVRRRWLLAGATGLAAGLLVGGGAGVGVAGLVAVGGERLLRRGSREGARAGPTPEADLPVACDLLAVCLEAGLPVGGALAAVAAALAGPLGPELTTVAGLYRLGAAPRRAWADVPAELAVLGRVLVRAGESGSTVVPALRSLAGDARAEQRSRADAAVRRAGVWVLAPLGVCFLPAFLCLGVVPLVLGIAADVFG
- a CDS encoding TadA family conjugal transfer-associated ATPase; translation: MSGVLVDRVRARLVLEPGVPTRAAVAALVREESGGLLGDDDVLQAVRDAVDELAGAGPLEPLLREPGVSDVLVNGPDQVWVDRGGGLERTLVRFPDEDAVRRLAVRLAAAAGRRLDDAAPWVDAGLPDGTRLHAVLPPVSGSGTCLSLRVLRRASLSLADLAARGAFPGTSGDLLQALVAGRRAFLVTGGTGSGKTTLLSALLGLVPSGERLVLCEDAPELVPAHPHVVRLATRPPNVEGVGEVTLRDLVRQALRMRPDRLVVGEVRGAEVTDLLTALNTGHDGGCGTLHANRPAEVPARLEALGVAAGLDRLAVHSQAAAALSAVVHLRRTPSGRRVEEVGVVRRAGDLVVVESGWRADGGSCPGAPLLADLLSAGRG
- a CDS encoding type II secretion system F family protein, which produces MTGGLLLLAGALLLWPGPAALARQRWRSVVRSADVGLRPALGVPLPAVAATAAGAVAALLSTPLVAALAGGCAALAARAELRRRAGAQEEARLAALVEALTGLGAELRSGRSLDEATRAAVAACADDDSGRALARAVRSPGDGAGEADDGGELGRALGRVAAAARLSARTGCSLAAVVGAVEDDLRARSRHRLELRSATAGSRASAALLAGLPVLGLVMGGGVGADPWRVLTTTGTGQLLLVAGVGLEVAGLVWSARLVRRAVR
- a CDS encoding TadE family type IV pilus minor pilin, whose amino-acid sequence is MVRRRRRGRLRGEAGMVTAETAVVLPVLLFVLAGAVAAVTVVGAQLRCVDAAREGARAAARGEDTSLVTTLAGQAAPDGAATTVAVGGATVTVTVAAQVAPLGPVPLRVPVSASAVAQREPGTAEAPG
- a CDS encoding Rv3654c family TadE-like protein, with the translated sequence MSAGSRPAGERGSATVWVVALAGVLAAIGVAAVLVGAAVVGRHRAAAAADLAALAAAEHAVRGDPGACAAAGEVAGANGARLTACTVGGGAVVEVAVEVPVRLGPLGVSRASGRARAGPVAP
- a CDS encoding helix-turn-helix domain-containing protein translates to MLRGRADDDEGDGMAGEVRRLTRPSHPADARVGARLRAARQAAGLTLAAVAAEAGLTKGFLSRLERDEVSPSVASLVTVCGVLGIGVGQLFEPPATSLVRAAEAPPINFGGQGVREVLLTAGAQRDLHVIRSVIEPGGGGGEELYSLACDVEFVHVLRGRLRLLLPGEVVELEAGDAFTMPGATPHTWLNPSAATCEVLWVLTPAP
- a CDS encoding cyclase family protein; the protein is MTGSATPPVREVIDLSHPLHDDTPVYPGDPVARFSPAATVAADGYNVLHVRMGSQTGTHVDAPYHFLEDGARIDELPLEYFLGPAVVADVRGKPPHGRIEWADLAPWASLLGPGRILLLRTGWDEHGGPTPTSTTPT
- a CDS encoding DUF4244 domain-containing protein, coding for MTAPCTTRTGDEELPDADGTPAEEGRPRGLRERWARVRAAGEAGMSTAEYAVGTVAACAFAAVLYRVVTGGSVVDGLSALVADALATLS